A DNA window from Schistocerca americana isolate TAMUIC-IGC-003095 chromosome 4, iqSchAmer2.1, whole genome shotgun sequence contains the following coding sequences:
- the LOC124613948 gene encoding dormancy-associated protein 2-like, with amino-acid sequence MNKYLVVLAVLLVAAMCVSPLWASAVPDHHGGPQHSQHHGGGSQHHGGGSQHHGGPGQHQGGGPGQHQGGAGHHDSHGGVGHHG; translated from the exons ATGAACAAGTATCTG GTGGTCCTCGCCGTGCTCCTGGTCGCCGCCATGTGCGTCTCGCCACTTTGGGCCAGCGCTGTACCTGATCACCACGGAGGCCCCCAGCACTCGCAGCACCATGGTGGTGGATCCCAGCACCATGGTGGTGGATCCCAGCACCACGGTGGCCCAGGACAGCACCAAGGAGGTGGCCCAGGGCAGCACCAAGGCGGCGCCGGCCACCACGACTCCCACGGAGGTGTGGGGCACCATGGCTGA